From the Cydia pomonella isolate Wapato2018A chromosome 23, ilCydPomo1, whole genome shotgun sequence genome, one window contains:
- the LOC133530580 gene encoding protein lethal(2)essential for life-like — MSLLPYLFDDWNVRPRYHHHHYPSRLLDQHFGLALNPDDLLAAVAGPLVTREYYRPWRHLAAAARDIGSSIKADKDKFQINLDVQHFAPEEISVKTVDGYIVVEGKHEEKKDDHGYISRQFTRRYALPEGTAPDTVESKLSSDGVLSIIAPRKVPEAIKGERSVPVTQTGPVRKEIKDQSEGTNEKESK, encoded by the coding sequence ATGTCTCTGCTACCGTATCTCTTCGACGATTGGAACGTGCGTCCCCGTTACCATCACCACCACTATCCTAGCAGGCTCCTAGACCAGCACTTCGGCCTAGCCCTGAATCCTGATGACCTGCTCGCCGCCGTCGCCGGCCCACTCGTGACACGAGAATACTACAGACCCTGGCGCCATCTTGCTGCTGCGGCACGGGACATCGGCTCAAGCATTAAAGCGGACAAAGACAAGTTCCAAATCAATCTAGATGTCCAGCATTTCGCCCCAGAAGAAATTTCCGTCAAAACCGTCGACGGCTACATTGTGGTTGAAGGCAAACATGAGGAGAAGAAAGACGACCACGGTTACATCTCTCGCCAGTTCACTAGGAGATACGCTCTGCCCGAAGGTACTGCCCCAGATACCGTGGAATCTAAATTGTCTTCTGACGGCGTACTGAGCATCATCGCGCCAAGGAAAGTTCCAGAAGCCATTAAGGGTGAAAGAAGCGTTCCTGTGACCCAGACCGGACCTGTTCGGAAGGAAATAAAGGACCAGAGCGAGGGCACGAACGAAAAGGAGTCGAAGTGA